gggcTGGCAGTTTCGCACgaccttttcagagctttgcggttgccagcggtgctgtggttccaaaccaggcagtgatgcagcccgtcaggatgctctctatagtgcaagtGTAGAATGATTCTGAGGATGcgtggggctcattccaaacttcctcagccgttcaggaagaagaggcattgatgtgccttcttcagcactgcgtcgtcagtgtgtgtagaccaggtgagatcttcactgatTGTTAACGCAGAGGAACTTGAAAAAGCTGCTTACCCCCGCTCCACAGGTGttttgtcgatggtgatgggttgtgttctctgctctgtctcctgaaatccaccccACGCATCACAAAATTGGGTTCTCAACCCCTCTGCTGCAGGCGGATGGCCACTACCCACTGATGACATTCTGATAAGCTGCAAGTTACATCAAGTTTTCTAATATGACACCACATTTTAGGCTCTTATCACCACAAATCAGCCTTTATTGATGTTACATCAGACTTTTCTGTCCTAGTATAAAACCCACAGGACCAAGAAGACAGTGAAAGATCAAGACTCGATTGTTCCAGTGAATCAAACAGCTCAAAAAATGGGTATGTGTATATTCATATtacgttttttatatatatatataataactctCAGAGTGTAAGTAAATGCAAAATTGTGTAAGAAACAATCAATGCAGATATACAGAGCaatgtaaaaatgatataaactgtgtaagacaaaaagtttttttttttttttttttttgcttaacacATAAATAATACACCAATTTCAGATTCATTGTTTAAGTTTAATCGAGATTCAAAGTAGGCAAGATTTTTTACAAATTAGCTGAAATTACAATTTGATTTATACTCAAATATAATGTAACAATGTAATTATTCTAATAAGTGTcgttgaatatatataaaaacaatgtaacattttatCATAATTGAAAGAtggagataatatatatatatatatatatatatagcatatatattatatatatatatatatatatatgtatatatagtggcGGGTGTGAAGTAGGACACGAACTCGAGGATGAAGGTAAGTTTCcacgaagggtggattttattgacaAGAAAAGGGGGGTGGAAAGCGTTGCTGTGAGGCGGTTTGGTGCTCGGTGCTCGGACCGTCTGGGCTTATCggtgcgctggtgcagtgtgggtGCGTGCTCTCCCGTGGGtgttggggctggcggtcacacgctgctctctgcgggGCAAAGGGAAAAGACAAGTGTTTAGCCGAGTCTTGCGgcgacatctctcacctctgtttCCGTTTGCAGGGTTTATAACGCCAGCGGCTGATGGGGCAGGgtgacgctgatgagagctcgggacaattgtcaccatatatatattatatatatatatatatatatatagtatatatatactgcacAGAATTACAGATTTaggaatgtatttaaataaacgtTTTGGTATCAACTCATATCAAATTAGGAGAATTTGTCAAaatgcattcttcaaaatataaccAATAACTGCTGGCATGACAGCATTGTAATATTGGCATACTGAATTTTGATTGGTCTTCTTTATTGAATCTAACCACGTTTTCCAAACGAGGGGGGGACAAACAAATCTTGAGTTTTTTCCTCAATAGTATAAAAAGACCCCTGACCCCTCAcacatgacaggacaaaaacatttaattaaatgggAAATCAGAAAGCAGAAAGAAATTAAATACTGTAGGTTCATGTTAAATATCCTTCTTACATCATCCATCCATGCTCTGCATCCtctatgtcattaaaatgaaattgatgGCATTTCGGTGTGTGTACTGCatgcaaaaatttattttgcatacaCGAGAAACACACAAAGATTAGATGATGCTTCAAAAACAGACCTTTAATCAGCCCTcgctgtgttttctctttctttctttgtgtagaGAACACCAGTTTTGAAGCTGAAAACATGACCGAAGCCACAGCATTTAACATCACTATTCAGCCTGAGGGACCTGAAAGCATTGGGATCTTTTCATTGTGCATTTTTATTGCCACCATTGTAGTAGGTCTCATTGGAAATGGGCTTGTATATTTCTGACTGGCTGCAGAATGAAGACGACCATCAACTCCATTGGTTTATTAATTTGGCGATTGCAGACCTTTCATCTTCCATGTTGTCTTCAATCATAGATCTTCTCTCAGCTTTGGGCCGTTTGCATCCTTACTTAATGAAAGGAATTCTCCAGATAACGTTAACACCTAAATCtgttttctagtatttttttttcttgtagttatCAGTCTGGGACCGATGCTGGTGCAACATGGATGGCTGTTTGGGCTAAAAATAAACGAATTTACTTAACGCAAGGATCATCTGCATAATTATCTGGGTTTCATCTATCGGCTGCAGCTTTCCTTACCTTTACAGTTAATATGTTTACTCGTGCGTCTCTGATACCATCTGACTTTATAGTGGGATTCCTCATCCCGTTTCTGATCATTGCATTCTTCCTACACAGCTATTGGAGTACGAAATCAAACGCCTCAAAAGGTGTAAAGCAGATCAGCGATTGGTACCGAGTCATTATAACTGTAACTCTGACTCTTTTCATGTTGTTTCCATACCATGTGTTtccagcatttattttataactgcAGCAAAAAGCAGGAACgataaacaaagcatttttggACAGCAATGACGGTCAGTATCTACTGGTGTTCTCTTAAACAGCTTGTCTGAACCCCATTCTCgatgtgttcatgtgttgatgaGTATAAGAAGCAGCTTAAAACAGtctctgctgctggtgctggagaCAGCTTTTGCTGAAGATTCATCTGGACTTTAAGGCAGAGAGCAAAAGAGAACGAGCCGGACCATGAAAAAAACCCAACTGACTAGTTCGATATGTAGAAAACTGTTCTCTAAATGTTGAAACCCATGGATCTAAATAAAGTATGTTTATAGTCCTTATCTAGCCAACttgtaaaaaaaacagcaaactgcAAAATTCATGTTGTCTGCCGAGCATTGGACtgtgtagtatgtgtgtgtgtgtaaaacaaacaagaaacaatcTTCAAGCTAATGGCCCATTATATATGTTTGTGAAAACTTCCATTGATCTCAATATGCAAAAAGCTGATTTTGGTTCTCTGATGATTTGTGTTGAAACTTTATTCTGAATAAATACCACAATGTATCAATAAAATTTACTCTATTTGATGGCAATGTTCCTAAAACATTTCCTATATTTATGCTTTCGCAAGTAGACAAATCTTATTGAATGGTTTtccctacaaaaaaaaactaaatacataaattaataataataagattaaaacAAAACTGGGTTTCTGCTACAAATACAAAAGGCTACAGTGCtgccaaaacaaaaaatgttaaaattagaagtaaaaatatcttaaatctaataaagtgcaaaaaaaactataatttacgaaaaattttcattaaaaaaacaagaaccaaaaaaaacacttgttttaacAGGTTTTTCCTTGTTGAACTTaagattattttacttttaatttgacGGTTTGACcggttttaattataatttttcgTTTACAGGGTAAAAACTTATTTATGGATTTTTCCTAAATAAAAGGACCAACCACCTTCAATAAAGTGATGGCGCTGTAATAGTTGTTATGGAGCAGAAAAACACTGTTATGTACAGGTATTTCTTAAAATTAGTACAGTCAAAACACCTTCAGTAAAGTGATGGCCAAACTAATAGTTTCTGGAGAAAAGCTGTTATGAACAGTGTTTCTCAGAAgaaaacacatataaaacattaaatatttgtaactgTGTATGGGTTTTTGGGTTGGTGAGTTTTGTGACGCAACAATTGTTGGAATCGCCTCATTGGGTTGTAAATAGGTGGTTTCCATCGGAATTGTTTGTGGTCAACGAAAATCCTTATCAGTGCATCCTGAACTGCAATAGagttagacctacctgaaagaCCTGAAAAAGCATGGTTCAATTTCAGTTTTCTCTTGGAACTATTGGACTATTTTGGCAAAAAAATTGGTGATAATTTCTTTACAATAACAATTGTTCagtcaaacacaaaaaacaaataaataagtcttATATTGAGTATGGTTTGAGTCATTGTGGCTAAGGCCGATGAAAAACTTTTGCCAGGGCAAGTTAACAACTTAAACCATGGCCAAAAATGGGCCAATAGGAAAAAATTCTTTTCGTTGTGTGAGGCCCTAGACGACAAAAACAGTTATCAGAAACACTTGTACACACCGCCCATACCGCCCTGCTTGAACATGTACTGTAGGTTATGTCatgatatttttcaattaaaaactttAACTATGTATATTGAAAAGAAAAACCACAGGATGACCTTTGAGTAGCATACATTGTTATGAAATTGTTAGCAAGAAGCTGAGCAAAGTCTTGACAATCTATTTCCTGGTCATAAGAGTGAACTTCCTGCCTAAACAGGAAAAAGTCAAgtaagtcaagtcacttttattgtcacatcaccacagcaacaTGTgcccttggtgagtgaaattcttgggagcgtgctccccccagaaattgcagaaacagtacTTATAcaaaccatacagacttcaacaggtgaatatgttgcaatatgcacataccatatagtcagtacacacagtgtactattagaccatacttacagttagcactacacattatacactatacaccgaatgtacacattctacattatgtaaacatatatacgcatgaaaatacagctaaggtgcaacagagtgtacgtgggctggatacaggaaatgtcatggatgtgcatcggatggtatccagtggtagcaggtagattattgtgttaaatgcaggtgtgtatgtatagttcggtgttgaattgttaaagttaaagtgcagtgtgtggcataccatattgtgggagtatgctgtagtagggtgtattagttctgactgttcataagtctgatagcctgagggaaaaagctatccctcagttgGCTAGTGCGGTGATCGGATGCTGCggggagacgtcttcctgagggcagcagagagagcagtctgtgggacggatggctggagtcactgatgatcctccgggatttccttatacaccgcctggtgtagatgtgctggagggagggaagctcacctccaacaatgtggctggcagttcgcacgacccttttcagagctttgcggttgccagcggtgctgtttccaaaccaggcagtgatgcagcccgtcaggatgctctctatagtgcaagtgtagaatgttctgaggatgctggggctcattccaaacttcctcagccgtctcaggaagaagaggcattgatgtgccttcttcagcactgcgtcagtgtgtgtagaccaggtgagatcttcactgatgttaacgccgaggaacttgaagctgcttacccgctccacaggtgttttgtcgatggtgatgggtttgtgttctctgctctgtctcctgaaatccaccccCAGCATCACAAAATTGGGTTCTCAACCCTCTGCTGCAGGCGGATGGCCACTAGCCCACTGATGACATCTGATAGCTGCAGTTACATCAAGTTTTCTATATGACACCACATTTTAGGCTCTTATCACAACAAATCAGCCTTTATGTGATGTTACATCAGAATTTTCTGTCTAGTATAAAAACAACAGGACCAAGAAGACAGTGCAAGATCAAGACCGACTTGTTCCAGTGAATCAACAGCTCAAAAAAATAGGTATGTGTATTATTCatattacgtttttttatatatatataataactctCAGAGTGTAGTAAATGCAAAATTGTGTAAGAAACAATCAATGCAGATATACAGAGCaatgtaaaaatgatataaacaaGTCAtggcaaaaagtttttttttttttttttttttttttttgcttaacacattaaataatacaCCAATTTCAGATTCATTGTTTAAGTTTAATCGAGATTCAAGTAGGCAAGATTTTTTACAAATTAGCTGAAATTACAATTTGATTATACTCAAATATAATGTAACAATTCAATATATCTAATAAGTGTTgttgaatatataaaaaacaatgtaacattttatcataattgaagatggagatatatatatatatatatttaacattttatcataattgaagatggagatatatatatatatatcgtatatatagtGGCGGGGTGAAGTAGGACACGACTCGAGGATGAAGGTAAGTTCcacgaagggtggattttattgacaGAAAGGGGGGTGGAAGGCGTTGCTGTGAGGCGGTTTGGTGCTCGGTGCTTGGGGGTCTTGGCTTGTCggtgcgctggtgcagtgtgggtGCGTGCTCTCTCGTGGttggtggggctggcggtcacacgctgctctctgcgggCAAAGGGAAAGACAAGTTTAGCCGAGTCTTGCGgcgacatctctcacctctgtttCCGTTTGCAGGGTTTATAACGCCAGCGGCTGATGGGGCAGGgtgacgctgatgagagctcgggacaattgtcacaatatatatatatatatatatatatatatatatatatatatatatattttattttttatttttttaaaactgtattgatTAAAGTTTTGGTATGTATTAAATACAGACTTTTGgtatatttttcagaatttagtgttatttatataaccAATAACTGCTGGCATGACAGCATTGTAATATTGGCATACTGAATTTTGATTGGTCTTCTTTATTGAATCTAACCACGTTTTCACAGGGGGGGAAACAAATCTTGAGTTTTTCTCAATAGTATAAAAAGACCCTGACCCCTCAcacatgacaggacaaaaacatttaattaaatgggAAATCAGAAAGCAGAAATTAAATACTGTAGTTCATGTTAAATATCCTTCTTACATCATCCATCCATGCTCTGCATCTCTATGGTCATAAAATGAAATTGATGGCATTTCGGTGTGTGGTACtgcatgcaaaaattattttgcatacaaGAAACACCACAAAGATTAGATGATGCTTCAAAAACAGACCTTTAATCAGCCCTCgctgtgttttctctctttctttgtttaGAAAACACCAGTTTTGAAGCTGAAAACATGCCTGGAGTCACAAAATTAAACATCACTATTCAGCCTGAGGGACCTGAAAGCATTGGGATCTTTTCATTGTGCATTTTTATTGCCACCATTGTAGTAGGTCTCATTGGAAATGGGCTTGTAATATTTCTGACTGGCTGCAGAATGAAGACGACCATCAACTCCATTTGGTTTATTAATTTGGCGATTGCAGACTTCATCTTCATGTTGTCTTCAATCATAGATCTTCTCTCAGCTTTGGGCCATTGGCATCCTTACTTAATGAAAGGCATTCTCCAGATAACGTTAACACTAAATCtgttttctagtattttttttcttgtagttatCAGTCTGGACCGATGCCTGTGCACATGGATGGCTGTTTGGGCTAAAAATAAACGAACTTTACTTAAAGCCAGGATCATCTGCATAATTATCTGGGTTTCATCTATCGGCTGCAGCTTTCCTTCCTTTACAGTTAATATGTTTACTCGTGCGTCTCTGATCACATATGACTTTATAGTGGGCTTCCTCATCCCGTTTCTGATCATTGCATCTTCATACACAGCTATTGGAGTAAGAATCAAACGCCTCAAAAGGGTAAAGCAGCTCAGGATGTACCGAGTCATTATAACTGTAACTCTGGCTTTTTTCATATGTTGGTTTCCATACCATGTTTGCCAGATTTATTTTATAACTGCAGCAAAAAGCAGGAATGataacaaagcattttttttggcAGTGATTGTTGTTAGTATATACCTGGTTTGTCTAAACAGCTGTCTGAACCCCATTCtctatgtgttcatgtgtgatgaGTATAAGAAGAAGCTTAAACAGTCTCTGCTGCTGGTGCTTGAGACAGCTTTTGCTGAAGATCATCTGGACTTTAAGGCAGATGCAAAAGAACGAGCAGGACATGAAAACCCAACTGAATAGTTAGATATGTAGAAAACTGTTCTCTAAATGATGAACCTGGATCTAATAAAGTATGTTTATAGTCCTTATCTAGCAACTTGTAAAAAACAGCAACTGCAAAATTCATGTTTGGAGCATgactgtgtataatgtgtgttgtaaaaccaaacagaaaaaatCTTCAAGCTAATGACCATTATATATGTTTGTGAAACTTCTCATGAATCTAAATATGCAAAAGCTGATTTTGTTCTACTGATTTCTGTTTGAactttattctgaataaaaccaCACTGTATCAATAAAATTTACCTCCATTTGATGGCAATTTCCTAAACATTTCCTATATTTATGCTTTCGCAGTAGAAAATTCTTATTGAATggttttccctaaaaaaaaaaaaaaaataaataataataataagattaaacAAAAATGGTTTCTGCTACAAATACAAAAGCTACAGCtgccaaacaaaaaatgtaaaattaaagtaaaatatcttaaatctaataaagtgcaaaaactataattttacgaaaattttcattaaaaaaacaaaacaaaaaaaacacttgttttacaGGTTTTTCCTTGtttgaattaagatattttactttaatttgacGGTTTGACcggtttttaattataattttttttacagtgtaaaacttattttatggatttttccTAAATTAAAATGACCAAACACCTTCAATAAAGTGATGGCGCTAATAGTTTTATGGtgaaacactgttattttacaggtatttcttaaattattacaGTCAAACACCTTCAGTAAAGTGATGGCACTAATAGTTTTATGGAGAAACGCTGTTATTTAACAGTGTTTCTCAgaagaaaacaatatataaaacataaattatttgcTAAACATGTAAtctaaataaaatggaatgattCAGTTGataaattacagtatatatcttaaattaaatacaacattttaactACTAGTAGTTATCAGTAGAACAGTTATCAAATTCTTTAGTGAAATTTTCTAAACATACTGAACACAAAACTGATACATTTACAAGATTTCACACCACTATTGattctaaacattaaacaatttaaatttaaagggacAATCCACTTTTTTGGAAATAGGCTCATTTTACAACTCCCCCAGAGTTAAccagttgagttttaccattttcgaatccattcagccgatctccgggtctggcggtaccacttttagcatagcttaggatagatcattgaatctgattagaccattagcatctctcaaaaaaaaataaataaataaataaaaaataaaagaccaaagagttcctatttttttttcctatttaaaactttaatgaagttacatcgtgtacttagaccgacggaaaatgaaaagttgcgatttcCATACTCTCATTCCtgtgtaataatcaaggaacaGTCAAATCGGCCTAGAAAAtctcaacttttcattttccgtagatcttagtacacaatgtaactacagtTTACAAGttacaagttttaaataggaaaaatatagaaactatttggtcttttttttttttttgtttgtttttgtttttgagagatGCTAACgttctaatcagattcaatgatctatgctacgCTATGTTAAAAGTGgtaccgccagacccggagattgGCTGAATGGATTTGAAAATGGTGAAACTGTTTAACTCTGGGGAAGTTGTAAAATTAGCCTATTTCCAACAAAAGTGGAGTTTTCctttacatttttagtattcaGATGTAAATGAACATTATAAACCAATTCTTCTCAAACAGCTCTTCAGAGCCCCCAGGAGCAGAGGCGTGTCTacatggtggccaggggtggcaccggccccccctgaaatttggctggccaccccaggtgcccccccacccaccagatgtcttgcgatagacttgtttttagtaaatttctaactgcatctggcagtggcggatcctggcatgtgtagctgcctagggccgctttcttctcctctttatagcctacttaattttaggcggtttctatagcgtgatatttgacagatatcgagagcgcataatgttacgtgatccatgtaatgcgcgagcacgaatctccactcgcaagtggatttccttcactcacacaaaactggatgtgtgcttttaaatatacattgttcttctgtgaattggctctgcttttgctcagagatgtatgctcaaacgttcttgcatcactgaagactagaagcgctttttttctaattcagatgaggagtaggcttatctcattaaatggaagcaagctgattatagtcagccttctctagttatttattttattaatagcctacttagttaagtgcttaacttataaatatgcatttattcaattgttttattaagtgcatttgtattttgttgtttttgtatatagttttgcaataaaagcgtattaaccaggttccagaaataatcactgagattgcttctaaaattagtgagggtgctctagtcttaatgcccattttcaaatattttctcccatctattgctttggtcatcattgtgtcaatcactgctacttcgagagtgaatcccacataaatatgcagatgtcattcccaaacaaagtgtgtgtggctgaaaaacaaagtactacattttaaatggatcataggctagaaagcttgcaaagagtgctcattaccactaaaattaccactctttgtttagtgaatgtatacacgatgtattttaaccatggttttgctaaaCTAACCAAATGGTAATACATTATTGTAATCAATCCACCATAAAAACATGGTttctacacttttactataataaaaaccatggttaattagAAAAGGACCATGGGAACATGTCCTTAAAAGAAACAGCTCATCCTACCCTCCCCCCCCTTAAAAGAACAGCTCATCCAAAAATTTGTTctctcattattttctcaccctcaagttgttccaaaactgtatgaatttcttATGTGAATCCTTAATTAAGATATCTTGAGAAAAgccttcattgttttgttttttccatacaatgggtTCCAATGTTGTTTTATTGCCAACGTTCTCGGGTTTcacagaagtcatacaggtttgaaaatactttcattttgaaaggaCATTTAATTTTGGGTCAGCTAGACCTGTAAACTCAAGAAGACAGGTAAAATATTgtcaggagggtttgaatcagtGTGCCTTTCAGCAGAGTTTACATGTTCTGCCTCTATTTCATGTGTATTTTACTATAGCAATACTCACGCATCTGAAGATCGTGTGGCTGGATAATATTTGTTCCCAAAATTCCTGGATCAGGAGGTTTACAAAAGCTTGCAAAATTTTACTCACCAGCTCCAAAACATATTATGATGACTCATCATTTTGACTGATCGGTAGGCCTATATCCCACGATCAACAGTAGATTCTAAAGAATAGTTTTTTGATTATTCTTGTGTAGAGGAGTGTGGTTCGAGTTCTTCTCTATCTAAAAATACAAGTTCTCAATTCACTCATTGTAAAGCTCCTATGCtgagtttttaaatgtaaattagctGACAATTTTTACACATGCCAGCAGCACATAACATTAGCCTAATACATTGAAATACGTAATCGCATTCAGATTCTCAATGTAACACACTATATTTTGATGTAACTTTAgcagatttttttataaaataaaaagttacttaCCTTCCACAGATTGCATTATGTCCGTTACGCGTTGTTAAAATTCGTTGTCCATATTCCGTGTTTGTTCTTCATTTACATCCCGCAActctctcaaaataaaaatgtagtagtCCGATGTAAAACAATCCATGTTTAAGGGTTAAGGTTAACCCTAACCCTTGTCTACAGACTTTTATTTAACAGCATGGATACTCTAAGGTGTTGACTGCAGTGGTTATGCCTTTAGCATTTAAACAGGACAAAGATCTTCTCACTATGAcagtttgtaatgtattttagcaAAGATTGTTTGTATGGTTTGTCCCTATAAGATAAAGCTattggtgcattcaagtcatgcCATAAAGATTGTATTTACGAGTTGGACACACATGAATGCCCAGCACAATGATGAAAAATATTAGTAGGAAGCTGAGGATTTTTGATTGTGTCAGTGAGAAAACATGTGTTGAATAATAGGTATTTTTTAGCAGTGACCATTATCAggcttttctatttaaaataaagtaagctAATGGTTGTACAAAATATGATAGCATTATAATACaaccatataatatttaatgataaagATCATGtgggctgagctccagagatggcAGTCGGTCTATACTGGGAAAAAAGTTGTTAGAGAGTCCAACCCTCACTGCACCCTCCACCAGTCCCGTGGCTTTAGTCAGAGTGTCCCTACGGGGAAGCCTCCTcgtcagtgcaagacacatgaaagcacaACCGAAAGACTCCAAGAATGGTGGATAAATTCTagagattctctggtctgattgAAACCAAGATATAACCGTTTTGGCCTTaatctaagcggtatgtgtgaagaaaaccaggcactgcgcATCACCTGTCGTAAACAGTCCAACAgggaagcatggtggtggcaatCATCTATGCTGTGGGGCCTGTTTTTtctcagctgcagggacaggcgACGACTAGTTTGCAAAAAGTAACAGGGATTATCGCTGGAACGAAAACCTTCtcccagagtgctcaggacctcagactgggtcGAAGGTTTCAACTTCGACCAAAGacagtgaccctaagcacacagctaaaatgaTGAGgaagtggcttcacaacaactcgaGAATCTCTGGAAAGTCATGctcaattgagc
This portion of the Cyprinus carpio isolate SPL01 chromosome A15, ASM1834038v1, whole genome shotgun sequence genome encodes:
- the LOC122147829 gene encoding C3a anaphylatoxin chemotactic receptor-like — encoded protein: MPGVTKLNITIQPEGPESIGIFSLCIFIATIVVGLIGNGLVIFLTGCRMKTTINSIWFINLAIADFIFMLSSIIDLLSALGHWHPYLMKGILQITLTLNLFSSIFFLVVISLDRCLCTWMAVWAKNKRTLLKARIICIIIWVSSIGCSFPSFTVNMFTRASLITYDFIVGFLIPFLIIASSYTAIGVRIKRLKRVKQLRMYRVIITVTLAFFICWFPYHVCQIYFITAAKSRNDNKAFFLAVIVVSIYLVCLNSCLNPILYVFMCDEYKKKLKQSLLLVLETAFAEDHLDFKADAKERAGHENPTE